Proteins from one Mycobacterium sp. HUMS_12744610 genomic window:
- a CDS encoding glycosyltransferase family 2 protein gives MCAAWIGKHAEAFALCRRLVARPDIPDCDRQRIATNRDFSVPAMLEAASPYPEAVVQLLVAEPGDAEITVTLIAGPDRQTTEQTLNSFLNSCLDVSRVGRFLVLDTGLSAPDRASLKRRYGFLEFIRRRSTSRPGTELAQLHTQVDGRFWLHLGQGWQFFAPENLISRLTAVLKAQPQVVQVGINFEDAITLTGTTAVEDLAHRTPDAGRYVFTEILAHGPAMFDTTRLNPATTRLAAGPHATKPCTATLDEVLCIQPLSNLRQQDQQIPAQTQLVSKITRSAYPSKAARPLKHGLSDIRLSTIPIVDVKPVAQLPFHDVQIWSTTGIDPSFQLHLPPGSTPIHPGWYVLSVALRSTAGRLSRPKLYRDHGDGFREQDSDILVLADNTTHHRVLIKVERPIYALRLDPSDSSDVSEFLLGSVHIRRISPQEARDETWLRSVHEVYVALHRGPRGALKNLYRNTHEGTDYSEWIKSYDTLDDSLRAQIRADIDAMEERPLISIILPVYNTPERWLRACLDSVRSQLYGVWELCIADDASTKPHVRRVLQKYAAKDNRIKVVFRKENGHISATSNSALELASGTYVALLDHDDALPEHALFHVAQTIVQHPEARLIYSDEDKIDETGRRYDPYFKPDWNPVLFCGHNMFSHFGIYSRRLVRDVGGFREGWEGSQDYDLALRCIERVKREQIIHIPKVLYHWRAITGSTALAPGEKSYAHVAAMKSINAHLERQGVEACVTPIPDRGGNSRLSYQLREPEPSVSIIIPTRNGGEVLRRCLSSIRERTDYSNYEIVIVNNRSDEQDTIDLLEREGRRPHQRVIVFDEPFNFSRLNNTAAKQSAFEILVFLNDDTEIITAGWLRELVSLAIQPGVGAVGAMLYYPDDHIQHAGIILGLGAHRVAGHAYHRKPRGYPGDKCRAQLVQEMSAVTAACMAIKRDRFEAVRGFDESFAVAFNDVDFCLRLSRKGYRNVWTPNAELYHYESLTRGSDLTPSKSHRYDQECEAMRACWGDLLLHDPYYHPALSLDQGDFITYSSPRDLRKCPDDRVL, from the coding sequence GTGTGCGCAGCCTGGATCGGTAAACACGCCGAGGCGTTCGCGCTGTGCCGACGCCTAGTCGCCCGCCCTGACATCCCCGACTGCGACCGGCAACGTATCGCGACTAACCGCGACTTCTCAGTACCGGCCATGCTCGAGGCGGCCTCACCATATCCCGAAGCCGTGGTGCAGTTGCTGGTCGCTGAACCGGGCGATGCGGAGATCACCGTCACCCTCATCGCCGGACCAGACCGCCAAACTACCGAGCAAACACTGAACTCGTTCCTGAACTCCTGCCTCGACGTGTCACGGGTCGGGCGCTTCCTGGTCCTTGACACCGGCCTCTCGGCGCCTGACCGCGCCTCACTGAAGCGACGTTACGGATTCCTCGAGTTCATCCGCCGCAGATCCACCAGCCGACCAGGAACCGAACTAGCACAGCTTCACACCCAAGTAGACGGACGGTTTTGGCTACATCTAGGCCAAGGTTGGCAGTTCTTCGCCCCCGAAAATCTCATCAGCCGCCTCACCGCGGTACTGAAAGCCCAACCACAGGTAGTCCAGGTCGGCATCAACTTTGAGGACGCCATCACCCTCACCGGCACCACCGCGGTCGAGGACCTAGCGCACCGAACACCCGACGCGGGCCGCTACGTCTTCACCGAAATCTTGGCCCACGGCCCAGCAATGTTCGACACAACCCGCCTTAACCCAGCCACCACCCGCCTTGCCGCCGGTCCGCACGCCACCAAGCCATGTACTGCCACTCTCGACGAGGTGCTCTGCATCCAACCGCTCTCCAACCTCAGGCAGCAGGACCAACAGATCCCAGCACAGACACAATTGGTCTCCAAGATCACACGCTCGGCGTACCCGAGTAAAGCCGCGCGACCTCTGAAACACGGATTGTCCGATATACGCCTATCGACGATACCGATCGTTGACGTGAAACCGGTTGCTCAGCTGCCGTTCCACGATGTCCAGATTTGGTCGACCACCGGCATTGACCCTAGTTTCCAACTGCATCTGCCGCCCGGCTCTACTCCCATACATCCCGGCTGGTATGTGCTGAGCGTGGCGCTCCGGTCGACCGCAGGCCGGTTAAGTCGTCCAAAGCTGTACCGCGACCATGGTGATGGCTTTCGAGAGCAAGACAGCGACATACTTGTACTTGCCGACAACACCACCCATCATCGGGTGCTCATCAAGGTCGAACGTCCCATATACGCATTGCGTCTCGACCCCAGCGACAGCTCTGATGTTAGCGAATTCCTGTTAGGCAGCGTGCATATTCGCCGCATCAGTCCGCAGGAGGCCCGGGACGAAACATGGCTGCGAAGCGTGCACGAGGTCTACGTGGCACTGCACCGCGGCCCGAGGGGTGCGCTCAAGAATCTGTACCGCAACACGCATGAGGGAACGGACTATTCCGAGTGGATCAAGTCCTACGACACTTTGGACGACAGCTTGCGTGCACAGATCAGAGCCGATATTGACGCAATGGAAGAACGGCCGCTGATATCCATCATTTTACCGGTCTACAACACGCCCGAACGATGGCTGCGCGCGTGCCTGGACAGCGTCCGCAGCCAACTCTATGGCGTCTGGGAACTCTGCATTGCCGACGACGCCTCGACAAAGCCACACGTGCGGCGTGTCTTGCAGAAGTATGCCGCTAAAGATAATCGGATCAAGGTTGTCTTCCGTAAGGAAAACGGTCATATATCGGCGACCTCCAACAGTGCACTGGAATTAGCGAGCGGTACCTATGTAGCCCTGCTCGATCATGACGATGCGCTGCCCGAGCACGCTCTGTTTCACGTTGCCCAGACTATAGTTCAACATCCCGAAGCGCGACTCATTTACTCCGATGAAGACAAAATTGACGAAACTGGAAGGCGCTACGATCCTTATTTCAAGCCGGACTGGAACCCTGTCCTGTTTTGCGGCCACAACATGTTCAGCCACTTCGGAATTTATTCGCGTCGCTTGGTGCGCGATGTTGGTGGTTTTCGCGAAGGTTGGGAGGGTAGTCAAGATTACGATCTGGCTTTGCGCTGTATCGAACGTGTGAAACGTGAACAAATTATCCATATTCCTAAGGTTCTTTACCACTGGCGCGCCATTACGGGTTCAACAGCCCTCGCACCAGGCGAGAAGAGCTACGCGCACGTTGCGGCTATGAAGTCGATCAACGCCCACCTCGAACGTCAGGGCGTCGAGGCCTGCGTCACACCCATCCCGGACCGAGGCGGCAACTCGCGCCTTTCTTACCAGCTTCGGGAGCCGGAACCGTCGGTGTCGATCATCATCCCGACCCGGAATGGCGGTGAGGTCCTGCGGCGTTGCCTAAGCAGCATCCGGGAACGTACCGACTACAGCAACTACGAAATCGTTATCGTCAACAACCGATCGGACGAGCAAGACACGATCGACCTGCTCGAACGGGAGGGCCGACGCCCGCACCAACGAGTTATCGTCTTCGACGAACCATTCAACTTTTCACGCTTGAACAACACCGCAGCAAAGCAAAGCGCTTTTGAGATTCTGGTGTTTCTGAACGACGATACCGAAATCATTACGGCAGGCTGGCTCAGGGAGCTCGTATCACTGGCGATCCAGCCAGGTGTGGGGGCTGTAGGCGCGATGCTCTACTACCCGGATGATCATATTCAGCATGCTGGCATCATTCTCGGCCTGGGAGCGCATCGCGTGGCGGGTCACGCCTACCACCGCAAGCCCCGCGGTTACCCCGGCGACAAATGCCGTGCCCAGCTGGTTCAGGAAATGTCGGCTGTCACCGCAGCCTGCATGGCTATAAAGCGAGACCGTTTCGAGGCCGTCCGCGGCTTCGACGAATCCTTCGCGGTCGCCTTCAACGACGTAGATTTCTGCCTGCGTCTTTCGCGGAAAGGCTACCGCAACGTATGGACACCCAACGCCGAACTCTATCACTACGAATCCTTGACCCGCGGCTCAGACCTCACACCGTCTAAGTCTCACCGCTATGATCAGGAATGCGAGGCCATGCGAGCGTGTTGGGGCGACTTGCTACTCCATGATCCCTATTATCACCCCGCACTTTCGCTCGACCAAGGCGACTTCATCACGTATTCGAGTCCCCGCGACTTAAGGAAGTGCCCCGATGACCGCGTCCTTTGA